A region of Chloracidobacterium sp. DNA encodes the following proteins:
- a CDS encoding type IV pilus twitching motility protein PilT, which yields MSYEQPTTVESAITLPDLLRKMTDLGGSDLHLSTHSAPQVRVHGHLAPLPGFGPLSPSDTKRLAYSVLTDAQKHRFEENLELDFSFGLKGMSRFRANLFNQKGAVGAVFRSIPYEIKSFDALGLPPIIADMCKKPRGLILVTGPTGSGKSTTLAAMVDKINVERHEHILTIEDPIEFLHNHKSCVVNQREVAADTHSFGAALRTALRQDPDVVLVGEMRDLETIEMALRIAETGHLTFATLHTNSAYSTINRIIDVFPAGQQAQIRTQLSLVLEGILCQALLPKASGDGRVMALEVLVPNAAIRNLIREDKIHQIYSMMQTGQDKFGMQTFNQSLATLHHKRQISLEVAMQRSSNADELKELIERGSGLNDAYGAGQQRPLKRPPTANGSPYAQGRPVGERPRT from the coding sequence ATGAGCTACGAACAACCAACAACCGTAGAATCGGCTATCACGCTGCCCGATCTTCTTAGAAAGATGACCGACCTGGGCGGATCGGACCTCCACCTTTCCACTCATTCGGCACCTCAAGTGCGTGTCCACGGACATCTTGCTCCGCTGCCGGGTTTTGGCCCGCTGTCACCTTCAGATACTAAACGGCTCGCTTATTCGGTTCTTACGGACGCGCAAAAGCATCGCTTCGAAGAAAATCTCGAACTCGACTTTTCGTTCGGCTTAAAAGGAATGTCGCGATTTCGTGCCAATCTCTTTAACCAGAAAGGTGCAGTCGGAGCAGTTTTCCGTTCGATACCTTATGAGATCAAATCGTTCGACGCACTTGGCCTGCCGCCGATCATTGCGGACATGTGCAAAAAACCGCGTGGGCTAATCCTCGTAACCGGACCCACCGGTTCAGGTAAATCTACGACCCTTGCGGCGATGGTGGACAAGATCAACGTTGAGCGCCATGAACATATTCTGACAATTGAAGACCCTATCGAATTTCTACACAACCATAAGAGCTGTGTCGTCAATCAACGTGAGGTTGCCGCCGATACACACTCATTTGGAGCTGCTCTCAGGACCGCTCTTCGTCAGGATCCTGATGTGGTTTTGGTCGGCGAAATGCGAGATCTCGAAACGATCGAGATGGCGCTCAGAATTGCAGAAACGGGTCACTTGACCTTTGCAACACTGCACACGAACTCGGCCTATTCGACCATCAATCGTATCATCGATGTGTTTCCCGCCGGTCAGCAGGCTCAGATCAGAACCCAGCTTTCACTTGTTCTCGAAGGGATTCTTTGTCAGGCTCTGCTGCCGAAAGCATCGGGTGACGGCCGCGTAATGGCACTCGAAGTGCTGGTGCCAAATGCCGCTATCCGTAACCTGATCCGTGAAGACAAAATTCACCAGATTTATTCAATGATGCAGACAGGGCAAGATAAATTTGGAATGCAAACATTCAATCAGTCGCTTGCAACGCTCCACCACAAACGTCAGATTTCGTTGGAAGTTGCAATGCAGCGGTCGTCGAATGCTGACGAACTTAAGGAATTGATCGAACGTGGTTCTGGGCTTAATGACGCATATGGCGCGGGTCAACAGCGTCCGCTGAAACGTCCGCCGACGGCGAACGGAAGTCCGTATGCACAAGGCCGTCCTGTCGGTGAAAGGCCGCGAACCTAA
- a CDS encoding riboflavin synthase, whose amino-acid sequence MFTGLIEELGKIESSEAHADGARLTVSAQLVTADINNGDSIAVNGVCLTALDVSPTSFAADVSPETLDRTTLGNLNAGSPVNLERAMRPTARLGGHIVQGHVDGRGTFISAEPQGDFWTVKIGFPPELARYFVHKGSVTVEGISLTIAALAEDNFEIAVIPKTWEMTNLSSLKPNDQVNLEADIIAKYVERMMQCQNRER is encoded by the coding sequence TTGTTCACAGGTTTAATAGAAGAACTCGGCAAAATCGAAAGTAGCGAGGCTCACGCAGACGGTGCTCGGCTCACCGTTTCCGCACAACTCGTAACTGCTGACATCAATAACGGTGATTCGATCGCGGTCAACGGAGTCTGCCTGACGGCGCTCGATGTATCGCCGACTTCGTTCGCTGCGGATGTTTCGCCCGAGACGCTCGACCGCACAACTCTTGGAAACCTAAACGCAGGTTCGCCCGTCAATCTCGAACGTGCGATGCGGCCAACTGCTCGACTCGGCGGCCACATCGTCCAAGGCCACGTCGATGGACGCGGCACATTCATCTCCGCCGAACCGCAAGGCGATTTCTGGACGGTAAAAATTGGTTTCCCACCAGAACTCGCCCGCTACTTCGTCCACAAAGGCTCCGTCACCGTCGAAGGCATCTCGCTCACGATCGCCGCTCTCGCCGAAGACAATTTCGAAATCGCCGTCATCCCCAAAACCTGGGAAATGACAAACCTCTCATCTCTAAAACCTAACGACCAAGTAAACCTCGAAGCCGACATCATCGCCAAATACGTCGAACGAATGATGCAGTGTCAGAACCGGGAGCGGTAG
- a CDS encoding AbrB/MazE/SpoVT family DNA-binding domain-containing protein — protein MDKVIATVNERGVVTLPLASRKQIGITKGGQVQITVTDEGLLVTPVVTFPVETYTDEKLKQFASEEAKLKKFKF, from the coding sequence ATGGATAAGGTAATTGCTACAGTTAATGAAAGAGGGGTCGTTACCCTTCCTTTGGCCTCTCGAAAGCAGATAGGCATTACTAAAGGCGGGCAGGTGCAGATAACGGTTACCGACGAAGGGTTACTGGTAACGCCGGTCGTAACTTTTCCAGTCGAGACATACACTGACGAAAAACTAAAGCAGTTTGCAAGCGAAGAGGCAAAACTCAAAAAGTTCAAATTTTAG
- the pilB gene encoding type IV-A pilus assembly ATPase PilB, with protein sequence MSAKLGEILVRENLITSQQLRETLEYQRANGGRLGSNLVKLGHVSDDVVTAVLSRQYGVPSINLDLFQIEKDVIKLISEDVALKYVVLPISKVGATLTMAMADPTNVFAMDDIKFMTGLNVEPVIASETSIQLAIAKYYSGSSEIDIFDAAFAVEADKISASNGKNGNNGRGKKSSNGFAAVGERLNDSDLDVSLDRFEFGSHEGEEFEVVEDNDEIDLAALARASEDAPVVRLVNVLMVDSLRRGASDIHVEPYERDFRIRFRIDGVLYDVMHPPMKIRDPLISRLKIMAKLDISEKRLPQDGRIKIKVKIDNRSRELDFRVSTLPTLFGEKVVLRLLDKDKLMLDMTKLGFEQESLDKFKRAIANPYGMVLVTGPTGSGKTNTLYSALQALNTSETNIMTAEDPVEFNLQGINQVQMKEQIGLNFAAALRSFLRQDPNIVLVGEIRDFETAEIAIKAALTGHLVLSTLHTNDAPSTISRLVNMGIEPFLVATSVNIIQAQRLIRRVCVNCKEEVHLPPEGLVEVGFSKEEAATLKVYKGKGCATCNNTGYKGRVGLYEVMEVTDELRELIIIGASAMELRKKAIDLGMITLRESGLYKIREGITTIEEVVKETVI encoded by the coding sequence ATGTCAGCAAAACTTGGGGAAATTCTTGTCCGCGAAAACTTGATCACTTCGCAGCAGCTGCGTGAGACTCTGGAATATCAGCGCGCAAACGGCGGGCGATTGGGATCCAATCTCGTTAAGCTCGGTCACGTTTCTGATGACGTGGTTACGGCTGTTCTGTCCCGACAATACGGCGTGCCGTCGATTAACCTCGATCTTTTTCAGATCGAAAAGGACGTGATCAAACTTATATCAGAAGACGTTGCCCTCAAATATGTGGTCCTGCCGATATCTAAGGTCGGAGCTACGCTGACCATGGCAATGGCCGATCCGACAAACGTCTTTGCAATGGACGACATTAAGTTCATGACCGGGCTTAACGTCGAACCGGTGATCGCATCAGAAACATCGATCCAACTGGCGATCGCAAAATATTACAGCGGATCAAGCGAGATCGACATATTCGATGCAGCCTTTGCGGTTGAGGCAGACAAGATCTCAGCGAGTAACGGCAAGAACGGCAACAATGGCAGAGGTAAGAAAAGCTCAAATGGTTTCGCCGCAGTAGGCGAGCGTCTTAATGATTCTGATCTGGATGTTTCGCTCGATCGGTTTGAATTCGGCAGCCATGAAGGCGAAGAGTTTGAGGTCGTTGAAGACAACGACGAGATCGATCTTGCAGCGCTAGCCCGTGCGAGCGAAGATGCTCCGGTCGTCCGTCTTGTAAATGTGCTGATGGTCGATTCACTTCGTCGCGGTGCCTCGGATATTCACGTTGAGCCTTATGAAAGAGATTTCCGTATCCGTTTTCGTATTGATGGTGTTCTCTATGATGTGATGCATCCGCCGATGAAGATCCGTGACCCGCTCATATCGCGTCTCAAGATCATGGCGAAACTCGACATTTCCGAGAAACGCCTGCCTCAGGATGGCCGCATCAAGATCAAGGTCAAGATCGATAACCGTTCACGAGAGCTCGATTTTCGCGTCTCGACCCTGCCGACTTTGTTTGGTGAGAAGGTCGTGCTTCGTCTGCTTGATAAAGACAAGTTGATGCTCGACATGACAAAGCTCGGCTTTGAGCAGGAGAGCCTCGACAAATTTAAGCGCGCGATCGCAAATCCTTACGGCATGGTGCTCGTGACCGGCCCAACCGGTTCCGGAAAAACGAACACGCTATATTCTGCCCTTCAGGCTCTGAACACATCAGAGACGAACATCATGACCGCCGAAGATCCGGTCGAGTTCAATCTACAGGGCATCAATCAGGTGCAGATGAAGGAACAGATCGGCTTGAACTTCGCTGCTGCACTTCGTTCATTCCTGCGTCAGGACCCGAACATCGTTCTCGTGGGTGAAATTCGTGACTTCGAAACGGCTGAGATCGCCATCAAGGCTGCGTTGACAGGTCACCTTGTGCTTTCGACACTGCACACCAACGACGCGCCATCGACGATCTCGCGACTTGTCAACATGGGTATCGAGCCTTTCCTCGTCGCAACGAGCGTCAACATTATTCAGGCGCAAAGACTTATTCGTCGAGTTTGCGTCAACTGCAAGGAAGAGGTGCATTTGCCGCCAGAGGGTTTGGTCGAGGTCGGTTTTTCAAAGGAAGAAGCCGCGACTCTTAAAGTTTATAAGGGTAAGGGATGTGCAACATGCAATAACACCGGTTATAAGGGCCGTGTTGGATTGTACGAGGTGATGGAAGTAACGGATGAACTCCGCGAACTTATCATCATCGGAGCGAGTGCGATGGAGCTAAGGAAAAAAGCTATCGACTTGGGAATGATCACTCTTCGTGAATCAGGCCTCTATAAGATACGCGAGGGCATCACTACCATCGAGGAAGTTGTTAAGGAAACGGTAATTTAA
- a CDS encoding type II secretion system F family protein, with protein MPTYAFKGRNRLNELVSGEREAATQDELRALLRREQIVMTQASEKGNEISIPKIGRRKKVKAKELAVFTRQFSVMIDAGLPLVQCIDILGEQQQNAFFKDVLRQVRQSVEEGTTLHAALQQHPKVFDGLYTHMVEAGETGGVLDLILQRLATLIEKVVKLKRSIVSASIYPAAVILVAIGAIAIIMIVVIPQFQQIFLGLLGPGEVLPLPTRIVMAISSFLAGWGGLAMLVTLIASGVGISFYYKTPKGRWQIDTLMLKMPIIGSILRKVAVARFARILSTLLSSGVPILQSLDITSKTAGNVVIEDAILKVRSGVERGENFVDPLRATNVFPHMVSQMIGVGEQTGAMDAMLAKIADFYEEEVDTAIADLLGLMEPVLIAFLGVTIGSIVISMYLPLFTLIGKLSGGAK; from the coding sequence ATGCCAACATACGCCTTTAAGGGAAGAAATCGACTGAATGAACTGGTCTCCGGCGAACGCGAAGCCGCAACGCAGGATGAGCTGCGTGCGTTGCTCAGACGCGAGCAGATCGTGATGACGCAAGCGTCGGAAAAGGGTAACGAGATCTCGATACCTAAGATCGGCCGTCGGAAGAAGGTCAAGGCTAAGGAACTCGCCGTGTTCACACGTCAGTTTTCAGTCATGATCGATGCCGGTTTGCCGTTGGTCCAGTGTATAGACATCCTGGGCGAGCAGCAGCAGAACGCGTTTTTCAAGGATGTGCTTCGTCAGGTGCGTCAGAGTGTCGAAGAAGGTACGACGCTTCACGCGGCTTTGCAGCAGCATCCTAAAGTGTTCGACGGCCTCTACACCCACATGGTGGAAGCCGGTGAAACGGGCGGTGTGCTCGATCTGATTTTGCAGCGGTTGGCTACGTTGATCGAAAAGGTCGTCAAACTGAAACGCAGCATCGTTTCGGCGTCGATCTACCCGGCAGCTGTTATTTTGGTGGCTATCGGTGCGATCGCGATCATTATGATCGTAGTAATTCCGCAGTTTCAGCAGATCTTTCTCGGCTTGCTCGGCCCCGGCGAAGTTCTTCCTTTGCCAACGCGAATCGTGATGGCAATCAGTAGTTTCCTCGCTGGTTGGGGCGGCCTCGCAATGCTTGTCACGCTTATCGCAAGCGGCGTCGGAATAAGTTTCTACTATAAAACGCCGAAAGGCCGCTGGCAGATAGACACCTTAATGCTGAAAATGCCGATCATCGGCAGCATCCTGCGAAAGGTCGCCGTTGCCAGATTTGCCCGTATTCTTTCGACTCTGCTGTCGTCGGGTGTTCCTATTCTGCAATCGCTCGATATCACGTCCAAGACCGCCGGTAACGTCGTTATCGAAGACGCCATTCTCAAGGTTCGTTCCGGCGTCGAACGCGGTGAAAATTTTGTCGATCCGCTCAGGGCGACAAATGTTTTCCCCCACATGGTCAGCCAGATGATCGGCGTGGGCGAACAGACCGGAGCGATGGACGCCATGCTCGCCAAGATCGCAGACTTTTACGAGGAAGAGGTCGATACCGCCATCGCCGACCTGCTCGGTTTGATGGAGCCTGTACTGATCGCGTTCCTCGGTGTAACCATCGGTTCGATCGTTATCTCGATGTATCTGCCGCTCTTCACACTGATCGGAAAACTCTCCGGCGGAGCGAAATAG
- a CDS encoding VCBS repeat-containing protein, translated as MVAENAGPTPTETVTPTATETVTPTNTATATNTPTPLPTPFNLVGSAGLTLGISTNGSFGNGTLMATFAGREFFFPGTPFHQVSFTGNGSVFQNWAKGNVTQIPGVSSDTSSGSTLSARFVGTAGGLQLIRDLSFDTANSLVTCSIEITNTTGTDINNVAFMDVADPDQDSSNTLTSNDIVLLNGANFVRATGATNGYTVGYGSSDPRSVVSVEATWPISNPFSIINSPVDPNGSSADSAIGIAFNFGNLAPGQTVTSVYLMPFATTQAAADALFAGAVTTGTPTATATASPTPTNTGTATSTTTPTNTATATATHTSTSTATSTATSTNTPTPTPTGCQPSDFDLAPSFPIGANTFAYAKSDFNVDGKIDFAAVNSDLRTVSVAFGDDAGGFGPPRTYPTTLSTYSPYNPYSLAAGDLNSDGKPDLVAGSFSENRLAILLNNGSGGFLAPVTYTPPAPSQGEFYELEAADFNGDGKTDIAAVQRQTGKQVRIFLGDGLGNLTATTAVNVSGNDTIAEVADLNGDGISDLVVSGGTTGNGHYISFIYGNISASYSLTFGFSVLETASAINVAHINSDELLDLVIGFYDSTTPTSHYIRPWLRNGSGYTAGTIIDLTYSFPPSDIAVADYDNDGKNDIAATIGSAFSDGVFVFRLRGNGNGTFSDLKYWTIPEGATYITPNDVNADGTIDLVVGQTNFASYNTLSVLFNLGNAEFKAPRPILYGGTDIVRADMNNDNLDDNVTAWDTDFPYESEVVIALNNIGTGLQADRNFTTPKGLNAIAAGDFNGDGNTDIVSVHDSNDSTKLAAYLGDGAGNLSAPFPFTWVTGIENIESGDFNVDGKDDLFFIDSNGQGYTLISLGNGSFSLVPGFSVAAISSFRPQRGDFNEDGNQDLIVVSGPGSVVLLSNGDGTFTAAGAPIFVEFLEGNTVGDFNGDSHLDYVCVRSFPPRKLFVFYGNGIGGFSAPTEQALDGQAYSPVAGDFNTDGRDDLALIVLSNLGNMLILSSQSSNTFTSAYHSVGGFGQTSGSALVVSDHNGDGNPDIGYTNKYISRGIIYNTLGEPCTIATSTPTNTATATNTPTPTATSTATNTATATFTPTPLPEISGVVTYPNAIGGPIPVSDVFVTGDGSPDVFSSTGGDGSYILSGFGAGSYTVTLSKEDVFRNGITSFDAARIAQHVLGTNLLGATQATAGDVSGNGLINSFDAALIIRYVLFLPGSGATGNWTFSPENRVYSPPIGILTGEDYSAYLMGDVSGDWTENGGRPAVGPERSVAVELPNLLQPGDKEIIIPVNAKGIADKGVFAYEFDLRYDPSVVQPIVDAADVNGTISRGLSVVTNAVEPGLLRVAVYGAIPIDENGVLLNLRFTPVGAAGSVSPLTFERIMFNEGEPRVSVSIGRVELF; from the coding sequence GTGGTTGCTGAGAACGCGGGACCAACGCCAACAGAAACCGTCACGCCGACAGCGACGGAAACTGTTACGCCAACAAACACAGCTACGGCGACGAATACACCTACTCCGCTTCCAACACCATTTAATCTAGTCGGAAGCGCCGGCCTTACATTAGGTATCAGTACAAACGGATCGTTTGGAAACGGAACGCTGATGGCGACGTTTGCAGGCAGAGAATTCTTTTTCCCGGGTACCCCTTTTCATCAGGTCTCATTTACCGGTAATGGTAGCGTGTTTCAAAACTGGGCCAAGGGTAATGTGACGCAGATTCCGGGCGTGTCATCAGACACGAGTTCAGGCTCAACCCTGTCGGCTCGATTCGTCGGAACGGCTGGCGGGCTGCAGCTTATTCGTGACTTGTCTTTCGACACGGCTAACAGTTTAGTGACTTGCTCGATAGAGATCACAAACACAACGGGTACCGATATAAACAATGTTGCGTTTATGGATGTTGCAGATCCGGATCAGGACAGTTCCAATACCTTGACGAGTAATGACATCGTGCTGCTGAATGGTGCGAATTTTGTGCGCGCTACGGGGGCTACGAATGGTTACACAGTCGGGTACGGCAGCAGCGACCCACGCTCTGTTGTATCGGTTGAGGCCACTTGGCCGATAAGCAACCCGTTCTCAATCATAAATAGTCCGGTCGATCCCAACGGCAGCTCAGCTGATTCCGCGATCGGGATCGCATTTAATTTCGGTAACCTGGCTCCCGGCCAAACTGTCACTTCGGTTTATCTAATGCCGTTTGCAACAACGCAGGCCGCTGCCGATGCACTCTTTGCCGGTGCCGTAACAACTGGCACGCCGACTGCGACTGCGACGGCATCACCAACCCCTACGAATACCGGAACGGCGACATCGACCACAACACCAACAAATACAGCGACGGCGACGGCGACACATACGAGCACATCAACGGCAACATCAACTGCGACATCAACAAATACCCCAACGCCAACGCCAACGGGGTGTCAGCCTTCTGACTTCGATCTAGCACCGTCATTTCCCATTGGTGCGAATACATTTGCGTATGCCAAAAGTGATTTTAACGTAGATGGAAAGATTGATTTTGCGGCGGTAAACTCTGACCTCAGAACCGTTTCCGTAGCATTTGGCGACGACGCCGGAGGATTTGGACCGCCGAGAACCTACCCGACCACGTTAAGTACCTACAGTCCCTACAATCCCTACAGCTTGGCCGCAGGTGATCTAAATAGTGATGGAAAGCCTGACCTTGTCGCCGGATCGTTTTCCGAAAACAGGCTAGCGATACTTTTGAACAACGGGAGCGGTGGATTTTTGGCTCCTGTTACCTACACGCCACCCGCACCTAGTCAAGGGGAATTCTACGAGTTGGAAGCTGCAGACTTTAACGGCGATGGAAAGACAGACATCGCCGCTGTCCAGCGTCAGACGGGAAAACAAGTTCGGATCTTTTTGGGAGACGGACTAGGAAATCTCACCGCAACAACTGCGGTAAACGTTAGCGGCAACGACACTATTGCCGAGGTCGCGGACCTGAATGGCGATGGCATATCAGATCTGGTCGTGTCCGGAGGAACCACGGGTAACGGGCATTATATCTCGTTCATCTACGGTAATATTTCAGCAAGTTATTCATTGACGTTTGGATTTTCGGTTCTTGAGACTGCTTCAGCGATAAATGTTGCTCACATTAACAGTGACGAGCTCCTCGACCTGGTCATTGGATTTTATGACTCCACGACGCCGACTTCGCACTATATTCGGCCTTGGTTGCGCAATGGAAGCGGGTACACAGCTGGCACCATCATTGATCTGACATATTCGTTTCCGCCAAGCGACATTGCTGTTGCCGATTACGATAACGATGGAAAGAACGACATTGCTGCCACAATTGGGTCCGCTTTTAGCGACGGTGTGTTTGTTTTTCGCCTCCGTGGAAATGGCAACGGCACCTTCAGTGACCTTAAATACTGGACTATACCGGAGGGCGCAACCTACATTACACCCAATGATGTCAATGCGGACGGCACCATCGACTTGGTCGTCGGTCAGACCAATTTTGCTTCGTATAACACGCTATCTGTTTTGTTCAACCTTGGCAACGCCGAGTTTAAGGCGCCCAGACCGATCCTTTACGGTGGCACGGACATAGTTCGCGCGGATATGAATAACGACAACTTGGACGACAATGTTACGGCATGGGATACCGATTTTCCCTATGAGTCTGAAGTTGTTATTGCACTAAACAATATAGGTACCGGCTTGCAGGCCGACCGCAACTTTACGACACCGAAGGGGCTAAATGCGATTGCAGCAGGAGATTTTAACGGAGACGGAAATACCGACATCGTTTCGGTCCACGACAGCAACGACAGCACTAAATTAGCGGCCTATCTCGGCGACGGAGCGGGTAACCTCAGCGCACCGTTCCCTTTTACCTGGGTCACCGGGATCGAAAATATAGAGTCAGGTGATTTCAATGTTGATGGTAAGGATGATCTGTTTTTCATTGACAGCAACGGGCAGGGTTACACGTTAATAAGTCTTGGAAATGGAAGTTTTTCACTTGTGCCTGGTTTTTCTGTTGCTGCGATAAGTTCCTTCCGGCCGCAGCGAGGCGATTTTAACGAAGATGGTAATCAAGATCTAATAGTTGTCAGCGGCCCCGGATCCGTTGTTTTGCTTAGTAACGGCGACGGTACTTTTACGGCGGCCGGAGCTCCGATATTTGTGGAGTTTCTCGAAGGCAACACTGTTGGCGATTTCAATGGCGACAGCCATTTGGATTATGTCTGCGTCAGAAGTTTTCCGCCTAGAAAGCTTTTTGTCTTTTACGGAAATGGAATCGGAGGTTTTTCAGCTCCAACTGAACAAGCCCTTGACGGCCAAGCTTATTCGCCGGTTGCGGGAGATTTTAACACTGATGGCCGAGACGACCTCGCCTTGATCGTCTTAAGCAATCTCGGAAACATGCTGATACTCTCGTCTCAGTCATCGAATACGTTTACTTCCGCTTATCACTCCGTTGGGGGCTTTGGCCAAACTTCAGGATCAGCCCTTGTAGTCTCGGATCATAACGGCGATGGCAACCCCGATATCGGCTACACGAACAAATACATATCTCGCGGAATCATCTACAACACTCTCGGCGAACCGTGTACTATCGCCACAAGTACACCAACAAACACGGCGACGGCGACAAATACACCAACACCGACCGCAACATCTACGGCGACTAATACGGCAACTGCGACGTTTACACCAACGCCACTGCCAGAGATCAGCGGAGTTGTAACTTATCCTAACGCTATTGGCGGTCCGATACCTGTGTCGGATGTATTTGTTACGGGTGACGGATCGCCCGACGTTTTTTCTTCGACCGGGGGTGACGGAAGCTATATACTTTCTGGTTTTGGAGCCGGTTCCTATACGGTCACACTTAGTAAGGAGGATGTTTTCCGTAACGGCATAACGTCATTTGACGCGGCGAGGATCGCGCAGCACGTTTTAGGTACAAACCTACTTGGCGCAACTCAAGCGACGGCTGGGGATGTAAGCGGGAACGGGTTGATCAATTCATTTGATGCCGCACTGATAATTCGTTATGTGTTGTTTCTGCCCGGATCTGGAGCAACGGGGAACTGGACTTTCAGCCCCGAAAACCGAGTATATTCGCCGCCGATCGGGATACTCACAGGCGAAGATTATTCTGCATATCTAATGGGTGACGTTTCTGGCGATTGGACTGAAAACGGCGGTCGTCCGGCAGTTGGTCCCGAGAGATCTGTTGCGGTTGAGTTGCCGAATTTATTGCAGCCGGGCGACAAAGAGATCATTATTCCGGTCAATGCTAAGGGCATTGCAGACAAAGGCGTATTCGCCTATGAGTTTGATCTCAGGTATGACCCGTCAGTTGTTCAACCGATAGTCGATGCGGCGGATGTAAATGGCACGATCAGCCGCGGGCTGTCTGTTGTGACGAATGCGGTCGAGCCGGGACTTTTACGAGTCGCTGTCTACGGAGCGATACCCATAGACGAGAACGGCGTGCTTTTGAATCTGCGATTCACACCTGTCGGAGCGGCTGGTTCGGTTTCCCCGCTAACCTTTGAGCGGATAATGTTCAACGAAGGCGAGCCGCGAGTTAGCGTTTCGATCGGGCGGGTCGAACTGTTTTAG